Proteins encoded together in one Balearica regulorum gibbericeps isolate bBalReg1 chromosome 3, bBalReg1.pri, whole genome shotgun sequence window:
- the ZNF292 gene encoding zinc finger protein 292 isoform X3 → MLYNQPDQKYDEENLPIPNSLRCELLLVLKTQWPFDPEFWDWKTLKRQCLALMGEEASIVSSIDELNDSEVYEKVEDCQEETKETSVNGLAGTFDEATSLLKGIRDEKQKKREIKKLRERGFISARFRNWQAYMQYCVLCDKEFLGHRIVRHAQKHYKDGIYSCPICAQNFNSKENFVPHVTLHVKKSSKERLAAMKPLRRLGRPPKIATANENQKTDSISKQEQRPIKKNSLYSTDFIVFNDNDGSDDENDDKDKPYIPEIVPVQKPLPVNEFTCPVTFCKKGFKYFKNLIAHAKGHKDNEEAKRFLEMQSKKVICQYCRRHFVSVTHLNDHLQMHCGSKPYICIQMKCKAGFNSYAELLTHRKEHQVFRAKCMFPKCGRVFSEAYLLYDHEAQHYNTYTCKVTGCGKVYRSQNELEKHVEDHNQQPEKVQQPESQTNQPDLSQPSKASENTDGVAVKEELTSPLADNQSSFTEGENVVWNQIKAEPVGNESVSASASVPQQNDSLPNAGSEQSPAGSVKTELAIPTGSIKVPAVNQKIRENFLKRGKLAAAASKVDTTKPGAQQLCSSVDSCLPVFQERKEEDCLSQTQNIQNISVTSDALKPEARESKSLERQVSIVNPFSMQNQAGYRNSVPISKLEIEDSIKAAANLYNLPLKTLESITFIPSQPNINSSLVPAASPAAPVQKFNCQVEGCTRTYNSSQSIGKHMKAAHPDQYAAFKMQRKNKKPRKSSNLQNVPNDGKIVYLMPSQVGNPSGAAFTAQNKPNLNPTCSSQVQHVSSTLFPTHLENLANPMLPIVESVINPSLSTRIKTEPESVLCSQMENLSGATLPSQLDDLAKTVMPLNIDGGSDPFLPLPAENGPMSLFPSSAENPPNSVFSQLENNGNSFSSQLEGNTSSAFPKEETVDQIFPSRLSNENNFNETSSQLPTSEKVKKDRGRGPNGKERKPKHNKRAKWPAIIRDGKFICSRCFRVFTNPRSLGGHLSKRSYCKPLEGSEISPEALQANGQSLLASMILSSNSLNLQQPQESTFNPETCFKDPSFLQLLAAENRSTALLQTMFPRANVTNFNTGGNEEGSQIIKQALETAGIPSTFDNTEVLPHVVTTSCVTGTTQINTAVLPNSTASPLLQTVCNPSTLLTDQNRTLNAKIPPINECKSVPVFATEDLMLKTIENGLCSSSFSNTVAAAQNFAGNSSRVSVISSPKNSGSSNLNKKGSSASKRKRKATTPLLASNTSQIVAVNNTTTMELLTKSTEGNVQIQGESFQSNLLANCGSQAVVENLTQKLNNVDNQLFMASIKDNFKTNLEVHTTLPPLTVKTENGDSQMMAVNSCVQANSEEQISEDNVMQNFEKTLEIIKTAMNSQILEVKTEIQDTVTASGQNSQVNNAQASSGDSAHSVKLPTPAQFVMHVGNVTAAKSSSAQSETSQKDDTQILEILEGLQKLKLENDSPIQVSETVSQCPPAVTLAPAIPVVSTENKPLIQISSEASNIQFSDKVNKPFVCQDPGCNYSAMTKDALFKHYGKVHQYTAEMILEIKKHQLKYAPFKCVVATCPKTFTRNSNLRAHCQLVHHFTTEEMVKLKIKRPYGRRSQNETVNTAPRPVETKTLQTLIIENKTPAQLVKEPQIKEIVEPVKVLEKLLPENNIPERLEKPPQVVSVPPEQHNAAAFGNTQAQPKVRKVRRYRKEKEERKRRKPVTKSLEFPTRYSPYRPYRCVHQGCFAAFTIQQNLILHYQAVHKTDLPAFIAEVEEENDPGKEERDEVETKPAVREFRCEVSDCSRIFQEVTSLIQHYMKLHDMTPEQIGNMKSAPEAGRFSCDQSQCKSSFTAYLNYIVHLEADHGIKIRPNKVEDDGVFKCDCEGCDRIYATRSNLLRHIFNKHNDKHKDHLIRPRRLTPGQENISSKANQEKPLKSKQRGLKNKSGKEGNRLSVKTKRKKNVNLENKNSKGMQVQENKAYSLKRGKHVYSIKARNDALSECTSRFITQYPCMIKGCSSVVTSESNIIRHYKCHKLSKAFTSQHRNLLIVSKKHSVSQVKEASCEQEETDKKSDVKEPEPSLIVSNNDSSTPPLPQKETEKGEKDEVDELTELFITKLINEDCSSAENQAKISSSVNSDLQETSSCPSEKQKSNNLKRANKEKNVSQNKRRRAEKTEEVLPVDVSSTHREEETAVAIQTAEEQPAAFDWSSFKPMGFEVSFLKFLEESAVKQKKNTERDYHSSGTKKGSHSNSRKSNEKTSVASNNVTWSCSETETLVPFANPSQLPCGDNVKIVLDKTFKDCTERALKQLQEMKPIVSLRKLEGHWEDNPEVTAAKVIVMSTEERESKY, encoded by the coding sequence ATGCTATATAATCAGCCTGACCAGAAGTATGATGAAGAGAATCTTCCAATACCAAATTCTTTGCGCTGTGAGCTCTTACTTGTACTGAAAACTCAGTGGCCTTTTGATCCAGAATTCTGGGACTGGAAAACTCTGAAGCGTCAGTGTCTGGCGCTTATGGGAGAGGAGGCATCCATCGTATCATCAATAGACGAACTGAACGATAGTGAAGTTTATGAGAAGGTTGAGGATTGCCAAGAAGAGACTAAAGAAACTTCTGTGAATGGGCTTGCTGGCACTTTTGATGAAGCTACAAGCCTTCTTAAGGGTATcagagatgaaaagcagaaaaaacgAGAAATTAAAAAACTCAGAGAGAGGGGGTTCATATCAGCTAGATTTAGGAACTGGCAAGCTTATATGCAGTATTGCGTGTTATGCGACAAAGAATTCCTAGGTCATAGAATAGTTAGGCATGCACAAAAACATTATAAAGACGGAATTTACAGTTGTCCTATCTGTGCCcaaaattttaattctaaagaaaattttgttccCCATGTAACTTTGCATGTTAAAAAATCCAGCAAGGAGAGATTGGCTGCTATGAAACCACTGAGAAGACTGGGAAGACCTCCTAAAATAGCAACTGCCAACGAGAATCAGAAAACTGACTCCATATCCAAACAGGAGCAGCGACCCATTAAGAAGAACAGTCTCTATTCAACAGACTTCATTGTGTTTAATGATAACGATGGCTCAGATGATGAAAATGATGACAAAGATAAACCTTACATACCAGAGATAGTGCCAGTTCAAAAGCCACTCCCTGTTAATGAATTCACCTGCCCtgtaacattttgtaaaaaaggctttaaatattttaaaaatctaatagCACACGCAAAGGGGCATAAAGATAATGAAGAAGCTAAACGTTTTcttgaaatgcaaagcaaaaaagtgATTTGCCAGTACTGTAGACGACATTTCGTAAGTGTTACTCACCTGAATGATCATTTACAAATGCACTGTGGCAGCAAGCCTTATATCTGCATACAGATGAAATGTAAGGCTGGTTTTAACAGTTACGCTGAGTTGCTGACGCATAGGAAAGAGCATCAAGTCTTCAGAGCAAAGTGTATGTTCCCTAAATGTGGCAGAGTGTTTTCTGAAGCCTATTTACTGTACGATCATGAAGCACAACACTATAATACCTATACCTGCAAAGTCACAGGCTGCGGAAAGGTATACCGTTCTCAGAACGAACTGGAAAAGCACGTTGAGGATCACAACCAGCAGCCTGAAAAAGTGCAACAGCCTGAAAGCCAAACTAATCAACCTGATCTTAGTCAGCCTTCTAAAGCTAGTGAAAATACCGATGGAGTTGCTGTTAAAGAGGAATTGACATCTCCTCTGGCTGACAACCAAAGTAGTTTTACGGAAGGAGAAAACGTTGTCTGGAATCAAATCAAAGCAGAACCAGTAGGGAATGAAAGTGTAAGCGCATCAGCGAGTGTACCGCAGCAAAACGATTCCTTGCCGAATGCTGGTTCGGAGCAGTCTCCTGCAGGTTCAGTGAAGACAGAATTGGCAATTCCAACAGGCAGCATTAAGGTGCCTGCTGTTAACCAGAAGATCCGAGAGAACTTTCTAAAAAGAGGTAAattggctgctgctgccagtaaAGTAGATACCACTAAACCTGGAGCCCAGCAGTTATGCTCATCGGTTGACTCTTGTCTTCCAGTTTTccaagaaagaaaggaagaagactGTCTCAGTCAGACTcagaatattcaaaatatttctgtgaccTCAGACGCACTAAAACCAGAAGCCCGTGAATCAAAAAGCTTAGAAAGACAAGTGAGCATTGTAAATCCATTCAGCATGCAGAATCAGGCAGGATATCGAAACAGTGTACCCATTTCCAAACTTGAAATTGAAGACAGTATTAAGGCTGCAGCTAATCTATATAACCTGCCTTTAAAAACTTTAGAAAGTATTACGTTTATTCCTTCACAGCCTAACATAAATAGCTCTTTAGTTCCAGCTGCGTCACCAGCAGCCCCTGTTCAGAAATTTAATTGTCAGGTTGAGGGATGTACTCGAACATACAACTCATCACAGAGCATTGGCAAACATATGAAGGCAGCACACCCTGACCaatatgctgcttttaaaatgcagcgTAAAAATAAGAAACCACGAAAATCCAGCAATCTGCAAAACGTGCCGAACGATGGGAAGATTGTATATCTTATGCCGTCACAAGTGGGCAATCCCAGCGGTGCTGCTTTTACTGCACAGAACAAACCTAATTTGAATCCCACCTGTTCCAGTCAAGTGCAACATGTCTCAAGTACGCTTTTCCCAACCCACCTAGAAAATTTGGCCAATCCTATGCTGCCTATAGTAGAAAGTGTCATAAATCCAAGCTTGTCTACTCGTATTAAAACTGAGCCTGAGAGTGTTTTATGTTCACAAATGGAGAATCTGTCTGGTGCAACCTTACCTTCCCAGTTGGACGATCTGGCAAAAACAGTTATGCCTCTGAATATTGATGGCGGTTCagatccttttcttcctttgcctgCAGAAAATGGTCCGATGTCTCTCTTTCCTTCGTCAGCAGAGAATCCTCCAAATTCAGTCTTCTCACAACTcgaaaataatggaaatagcTTTTCATCACAACTAGAAGGAAACACTagttctgcttttccaaaagagGAAACTGTTGATCAGATATTTCCCTCACGATTGAGTAATGAAAACAACTTCAATGAAACTAGTTCTCAACTTCCAACttcagaaaaggtgaaaaaagatCGTGGCCGGGGCCcaaatgggaaagaaaggaaaccaaAACATAACAAGCGGGCAAAGTGGCCAGCAATAATTAGGGATGGCAAATTTATCTGTAGCAGGTGTTTCAGAGTTTTCACTAATCCTAGATCACTTGGTGGTCACTTATCTAAGAGGTCTTACTGTAAGCCTCTTGAAGGATCAGAAATTTCTCCAGAAGCTCTGCAGGCTAATGGACAGTCTTTGCTTGCCAGTATGATTCTTTCCTCAAATTCATTAAACTTGCAGCAACCCCAGGAGTCTACCTTCAATCCAGAGACATGTTTTAAAGATCCATCATTCCTCCAGTTACTTGCAGCCGAAAATCGTTCCACAGCCTTACTGCAGACTATGTTTCCACGGGCCAATGTGACTAACTTTAATACTGGTGGGAATGAGGAAGGAAGTCAAATTATAAAACAAGCCTTGGAAACTGCAGGCATCCCGAGTACCTTTGATAACACAGAAGTACTTCCACACGTAGTTACAACGAGTTGCGTCACTGGTACGACTCAGATAAATACAGCTGTTCTCCCCAACTCAACCGCGTCCCCTCTGCTGCAGACAGTCTGTAACCCCAGCACCCTGCTAACAGACCAAAACAGGACCCTCAATGCCAAAATTCCTCCAATAAACGAATGCAAGAGTGTGCCTGTTTTTGCAACAGAGGACTTAATGCTAAAGACTATTGAAAATGGCTTATGTTCTAGCTCGTTTTCTAATACTGTTGCAGCAGCGCAAAACTTTGCAGGGAACAGTTCACGAGTTTCAGTTATAAGTAGTCCCAAGAATTCAGGATCAAGCAACTTGAATAAGAAGGGAAGCAGTGCttcaaagaggaagagaaaagcaactACACCCTTGCTTGCATCCAATACATCACAGATAGTAGCAGTAAATAATACAACAACAATGGAACTTCTAACCAAAAGCACTGAAGGAAATGTGCAAATACAGGGAGAAAGCTTTCAGTCCAACTTGCTGGCAAATTGTGGCTCTCAAGCAGTGGTGGAAAATCTCACGCAGAAACTCAATAATGTTGACAATCAGTTATTCATGGCCAGTATCAAAGACAACTTCAAAACAAATCTCGAGGTTCACACAACGTTACCCCCTTTAacagtaaaaactgaaaatgggGATTCCCAAATGATGGCTGTAAATTCTTGTGTGCAAGCAAATTcggaggaacagatttcagaagacAATGTTATGCAGAACTTTGAAAAAACCctggaaataattaaaactgcTATGAATTCACAGATACTTGAggtgaaaactgaaattcaggaTACCGTCACTGCTTCAGGACAAAACTCGCAAGTAAATAATGCACAGGCTTCTTCGGGAGATTCTGCGCATAGTGTAAAACTACCTACTCCCGCACAGTTTGTCATGCACGTTGGGAATGTCACTGCTGCAAAGAGTAGCTCTGCTCAGTCTGAGACATCTCAAAAGGATGATACTCAAATATTGGAAATTTTGGAGGGCTTGCAAAAACTGAAACTAGAAAATGATTCACCCATTCAGGTCTCTGAGACTGTTTCCCAGTGTCCTCCAGCAGTTACGCTAGCACCAGCAATTCCTGTTGTatcaactgaaaataaaccccTCATCCAGATATCTTCAGAGGCAAGTAACATTCAGTTTAGTGATAAAGTCAATAAACCTTTTGTATGTCAGGATCCAGGCTGCAATTACAGCGCTATGACAAAAGACGCGTTATTTAAACACTATGGCAAGGTTCATCAGTACACTGCAGAAATGATACTAGAAATTAAGAAGCATCAACTCAAGTACGCCCCATTCAAATGTGTTGTAGCTACCTGTCCAAAAACATTCACAAGAAACTCGAATCTCCGAGCACACTGTCAGCTTGTACATCATTTTACGACAGAGGAGatggtaaaattaaaaattaaaaggccTTATGGCAGAAGATCTCAAAATGAAACTGTAAACACAGCCCCGCGACCTGTTGAAACAAAAACTTTGCAGACACtaataatagaaaacaaaactccagCTCAATTGGTCAAAGAACCTCAGATAAAGGAGATTGTAGAGCCTGTAAAAGTGTTGGAAAAACTTCTACCAGAAAATAACATTCctgaaagactggaaaaacCTCCCCAAGTGGTTTCTGTTCCACCAGAGCAGCACAATGCAGCTGCTTTTGGTAATACACAGGCACAACCCAAAGTACGCAAGGTTAGGAggtacaggaaggaaaaagaggagagaaaacgTAGGAAGCCTGTAACAAAATCTCTGGAGTTTCCCACTAGATACAGCCCTTACAGGCCATACCGGTGCGTCCATCAGGGCTGCTTCGCGGCTTTTACGATACAACAAAACCTAATCCTTCACTACCAAGCTGTGCACAAAACAGACCTCCCAGCCTTCATTGctgaggtggaggaggagaatgACCCAGGCAAAGAGGAACGTGATGAGGTGGAAACCAAACCTGCCGTCAGAGAGTTCAGGTGTGAGGTGAGTGACTGCTCTCGCATCTTCCAGGAAGTTACCAGCTTGATACAACATTATATGAAGCTTCATGACATGACCCCAGAGCAAATTGGAAACATGAAATCGGCTCCTGAGGCGGGAAGGTTTTCTTGTGATCAGTCTCAATGTAAGTCTTCATTTACAGCGTATCTTAACTACATTGTGCATCTTGAGGCAGATCACGGTATTAAGATAAGGCCAAACAAAGTAGAAGATGACGGCGTATTCAAGTGTGACTGCGAAGGCTGTGACCGTATTTATGCTACTAGGTCTAACCTCTTGAGGcatatttttaacaaacatAATGACAAGCATAAAGATCATCTAATAAGACCCAGGAGACTGACACCAGgtcaagaaaacatttcaagcaAAGCAAATCAGGAGAAACCGTTGAAGTCCAAACAGAGAGGACTGAAAAACAAATCGGGAAAAGAAGGTAACAGGTtgtcagtgaaaacaaaacgaaagaaaaatgtgaacttggaaaacaaaaactcaAAAGGAATGCAAGTTCAAGAAAATAAGGCTTATTCACTGAAACGCGGCAAGCACGTGTATTCAATAAAGGCTAGAAACGATGCCTTATCGGAATGTACCAGCAGGTTCATAACTCAGTATCCGTGTATGATAAAGGGATGTTCATCCGTAGTTACAAGCGAAAGTAACATAATAAGGCATTATAAATGTCACAAACTGTCCAAAGCATTTACTTCCCAACACAGAAATCTTCTTATTGTATCTAAAAAGCACTCTGTTTCACAAGTAAAGGAAGCCTCTTGTGAGCAAGAGGAGACTGATAAAAAAAGTGATGTGAAAGAGCCTGAACCAAGTTTGATAGTGAGCAATAATGATTCAAGCACACCTCCGTTACCgcaaaaggaaactgaaaaaggTGAGAAGGATGAAGTGGACGAACTGACAGAACTATTCATTACTAAACTGATTAACGAGGATTGTTCAAGTGCTGAAAATCAAGCAAAAATCTCTTCCAGTGTAAATAGCGACTTGCAGGAGACCAGCTCCTGCccctcagaaaagcaaaaatcaaacaacttaaaaagagcaaacaaagaaaaaaatgtatctcagaataagaggaggagagcagaaaaaacTGAGGAAGTACTGCCTGTTGACGTGAGTAGCACGCACAGGGAGGAAGAGACGGCTGTTGCCATTCAAACGGCCGAAGAGCAACCTGCAGCTTTTGACTGGAGCTCGTTTAAGCCGATGGGTTTTGAAGTGTCATTCCTCAAGTTCCTTGAAGAGTCTGCtgtgaagcaaaagaaaaacaccgAAAGAGACTACCATAGCAGTGGAACCAAAAAAGGATCCCATTCGAACTCACGAAAGTCCAACGAGAAGACCTCTGTAGCAAGTAATAATGTCACTTGGTCATGTTCTGAAACTGAAACCCTTGTACCGTTTGCCAACCCATCACAGCTTCCGTGCGGTGATAATGTAAAGATAGTTTTGGACAAGACTTTTAAAGACTGCACTGAACGGGCGTTGAAGCAACTTCAGGAAATGAAACCTATCGTCAGTTTGAGAAAGCTCGAAGGACACTGGGAGGATAATCCAGAGGTTACAGCTGCAAAAGTAATTGTTATGAGTACCGAGGAAAGGGagtcaaaatactga